In Halovivax gelatinilyticus, the following are encoded in one genomic region:
- a CDS encoding TlpA family protein disulfide reductase, giving the protein MELETLRPNPAWDAASYEESVNVLESHRDELTYRVWGGDWCKDCRALLPDFAAALDAAGVPDDRIDERPVDREKDGPGVEAYDVAYIPTIVVESNDGDEVARFVEDESVPPAIYLADAIAAWAERP; this is encoded by the coding sequence ATGGAACTCGAAACCCTCCGACCCAATCCGGCCTGGGACGCGGCGTCGTACGAGGAGTCGGTAAACGTCCTCGAATCACACCGCGACGAGCTAACGTATCGGGTGTGGGGCGGCGACTGGTGTAAAGACTGCCGTGCGTTGCTGCCGGATTTCGCAGCGGCGTTGGACGCGGCGGGAGTGCCTGACGACCGGATCGACGAGCGTCCCGTCGACCGGGAGAAGGATGGACCGGGTGTCGAGGCGTACGATGTGGCCTACATCCCGACCATCGTCGTCGAATCGAACGACGGCGATGAGGTGGCTCGGTTCGTCGAGGACGAATCCGTTCCGCCGGCGATCTACCTCGCCGACGCGATTGCCGCCTGGGCCGAACGTCCGTAA
- a CDS encoding thioredoxin domain-containing protein yields the protein MTDPLARNRLEAAASPYLRQHADNPVNWQPWDDRAMELARDRDRPIFLSIGYSACHWCHVMEDESFEDETVATLLNDHFVPIKVDREERPDVDTVYMTACQLVTGRGGWPLSAWLTPDGRPFYVGTYFPRDPTRGMPGFVDVLEGLRQSWESERDEVERRADHWTERVRDQLEQPPSTPTPTTESSGRSVPMAGEPDSGERTTSSVGHETVVDAGPTLEQVVDSIMRTVDREHGGFGTGGPKFPQPRRLDALLRSYVRTGRVGALDAATLTLDAMCDGGLYDHVGGGFHRYCVDDDWTVPHFEKMLYDSASISRTLLTGYQLTGNRRYETVLRETMEFIDRELTHPEGGLYSTLDAQSIDEHGDDSEGAFYVWTPESIETALSDDPESTLRTDLVFDRYGVTEDGNFEGTTVLNVQESISSLASTYQLDEGEVERHLEAARETLFRARSKRTRPRRDEKILAGWNGLAIDALAEASIVLRDDRYERQAVEALEFVCTNLWDEASHRLSRRYMDGSVAITGYLDDYAYLARGALTVYEATGSVDHLAFAVDLARAIVDEFWDDSAETLYFTPEAGESLLLRPQELRDQSTPSPTGVAVEVLLALDAFTDDPFGAVADSVLSTHAETIDSRPHEHVSLGLAFDTVRTGQQELTVVGEMPDRWTDVLAETYLPDRLLARRPTDDAISRWVSTLSLESVPPIWEGRTARDDEPTVYACSNRTCSPPLDDLREAIEWHDETETPF from the coding sequence ATGACCGATCCACTGGCTCGCAATCGCCTGGAGGCGGCGGCCAGTCCCTACCTCCGTCAACACGCGGACAATCCCGTTAACTGGCAGCCGTGGGACGACCGCGCGATGGAACTCGCCCGTGATCGCGATCGACCGATCTTTCTCTCGATCGGCTACTCGGCGTGTCACTGGTGTCACGTCATGGAAGACGAGAGCTTCGAAGACGAGACCGTCGCGACCCTGCTGAACGATCACTTCGTTCCGATCAAAGTCGACCGGGAGGAGCGCCCGGACGTCGATACCGTCTACATGACCGCCTGCCAACTCGTCACTGGACGCGGCGGCTGGCCGCTGTCCGCATGGTTAACTCCGGACGGTCGGCCGTTCTACGTAGGCACGTACTTCCCGCGAGATCCAACGCGTGGAATGCCCGGTTTCGTTGACGTTCTCGAGGGGCTCCGTCAGTCGTGGGAGTCAGAACGCGACGAGGTCGAACGACGAGCGGATCACTGGACCGAGCGGGTTCGAGACCAGCTCGAACAACCCCCATCGACCCCGACGCCGACGACTGAATCGTCGGGCCGGTCAGTTCCGATGGCCGGCGAACCTGATTCGGGCGAACGAACGACCTCGTCAGTAGGACACGAGACAGTCGTCGATGCGGGGCCCACGCTAGAGCAGGTCGTCGACTCGATCATGAGAACCGTTGATCGCGAACACGGCGGGTTCGGGACCGGCGGGCCGAAGTTTCCACAACCCCGTCGACTCGACGCCTTATTACGATCGTACGTGCGGACCGGACGGGTCGGGGCGCTAGACGCGGCGACGTTGACGCTTGACGCAATGTGCGACGGTGGGCTCTACGATCACGTCGGAGGTGGCTTTCATCGCTACTGTGTCGACGATGACTGGACGGTTCCACACTTCGAAAAGATGCTCTACGACAGCGCTTCGATCTCGCGGACGTTACTCACCGGCTACCAGCTCACCGGTAATCGGCGCTACGAGACGGTTCTCCGGGAAACGATGGAGTTCATCGATCGTGAACTGACACACCCCGAGGGCGGATTGTACAGCACGCTCGACGCACAGAGCATCGACGAACACGGCGACGATTCAGAGGGTGCCTTCTACGTGTGGACACCGGAATCGATCGAAACTGCGCTCTCGGACGATCCAGAATCGACGCTTCGGACAGATCTGGTCTTCGATCGGTACGGCGTGACCGAGGATGGAAATTTCGAGGGCACGACGGTGTTGAACGTCCAGGAATCGATCTCCTCGTTGGCATCAACGTATCAGCTCGACGAGGGCGAGGTCGAACGCCACCTCGAGGCTGCTCGAGAAACGCTCTTTCGTGCCAGATCGAAACGTACGCGTCCGAGACGCGACGAGAAGATACTCGCCGGGTGGAACGGCCTCGCGATCGATGCGCTCGCCGAGGCATCGATCGTCCTTCGCGACGATCGCTACGAACGCCAGGCCGTCGAGGCGCTCGAATTCGTCTGTACCAATCTCTGGGATGAAGCGAGTCACCGCCTGTCTCGACGGTACATGGACGGGTCCGTGGCAATCACCGGGTACCTCGATGACTACGCGTACCTGGCCCGTGGCGCACTGACCGTGTACGAAGCGACTGGGTCCGTCGATCATCTCGCGTTCGCGGTGGACCTCGCGAGAGCAATCGTCGATGAGTTCTGGGATGACTCCGCCGAGACCCTTTACTTTACCCCGGAAGCGGGAGAGTCGTTGCTCCTCAGACCGCAGGAACTGCGCGATCAGTCGACCCCATCACCGACCGGTGTCGCCGTCGAGGTCCTGCTCGCCCTGGACGCGTTTACCGACGACCCGTTCGGAGCGGTCGCGGACTCCGTGCTGTCGACGCACGCCGAAACGATCGACAGTCGGCCGCACGAACACGTTTCTCTGGGTCTCGCGTTCGACACTGTACGAACCGGTCAGCAGGAGTTGACCGTCGTCGGCGAGATGCCTGATCGATGGACGGACGTGCTCGCCGAGACCTACCTTCCCGACCGGTTGCTCGCACGCAGACCAACCGACGACGCGATATCGCGGTGGGTATCGACGCTCTCACTCGAGTCCGTCCCACCGATCTGGGAGGGCCGGACCGCACGCGACGACGAGCCGACGGTGTACGCCTGTTCGAACCGGACCTGTTCACCTCCGCTCGACGACCTCCGAGAGGCGATCGAGTGGCACGACGAAACTGAGACTCCCTTCTGA
- a CDS encoding magnesium transporter: protein MTVRSEAWGIYRQALPILLIALAGGLFAGLVLESIIESVERFPGLLVMVPVFLATRGNVYGALGGRISSGLHQGLIEPNFEWDERLVNAVLASFINGIGISIVIGFLTWGVLLGLGREPAQLYELVGIMLIAGLLTSVVLIAGLLLLIFAGFKRGYDPDNLVGPIVTTLGDVFGMLFLLFAVATVEVLA, encoded by the coding sequence ATGACCGTTCGGTCGGAGGCGTGGGGCATTTATCGACAGGCGCTTCCAATCTTGCTCATCGCACTCGCTGGCGGACTCTTCGCTGGACTCGTGTTAGAATCGATTATCGAAAGTGTCGAACGGTTTCCCGGATTGCTCGTTATGGTCCCGGTGTTCCTGGCGACGCGAGGGAACGTCTACGGGGCACTCGGCGGGCGCATCTCGAGTGGGCTGCACCAGGGACTCATCGAACCGAATTTCGAGTGGGACGAACGCCTCGTAAACGCCGTTCTCGCCTCGTTCATCAACGGAATTGGCATATCGATCGTCATCGGATTCCTCACGTGGGGTGTCCTGCTGGGGCTGGGCCGAGAGCCCGCACAACTGTACGAGCTCGTCGGCATCATGCTCATCGCCGGCCTACTCACCTCGGTTGTCTTGATCGCCGGACTCTTGCTCCTCATCTTTGCCGGATTCAAACGCGGCTACGATCCCGACAACCTGGTCGGACCGATCGTTACCACGCTTGGTGACGTCTTTGGCATGCTGTTCTTGCTCTTTGCCGTCGCCACCGTGGAGGTGCTCGCCTGA
- a CDS encoding magnesium transporter, with protein MVVPQGSLGTWSARSIVTTMFPLLVVLSFIVLWAGITLEEAEEMIEQYGILAVMVPTMVDMGGNLGAILSSRLSSRFHLGTTELDLRDRILWGNVLAILALAATVFTALAFGAYAIGLVAGTELTLAELLIISLVSGMSVAVIAVFFSFAATYGSYRLGIDPDDATIPIVTNVVDVFGMVIFIAVSAAVIGL; from the coding sequence ATGGTCGTCCCACAGGGATCTCTCGGAACCTGGTCTGCGAGATCGATCGTGACCACGATGTTTCCGCTGCTCGTCGTGCTCTCTTTCATCGTTCTCTGGGCCGGAATTACGCTCGAGGAAGCCGAGGAGATGATCGAACAGTACGGCATCCTGGCCGTGATGGTACCGACGATGGTCGACATGGGTGGCAACCTCGGGGCGATTCTATCATCGCGACTCTCCTCACGATTTCACCTCGGTACGACCGAATTAGATCTCAGAGATCGGATACTCTGGGGAAACGTTCTGGCTATCCTCGCGCTAGCGGCGACGGTCTTTACGGCGCTCGCCTTCGGCGCGTACGCGATTGGCCTCGTCGCTGGCACCGAGTTGACCCTCGCGGAGTTACTCATCATCTCGCTCGTCAGCGGTATGTCGGTCGCCGTCATCGCCGTCTTCTTCAGTTTCGCCGCGACCTACGGCTCGTACCGGCTTGGCATCGACCCGGACGATGCAACCATCCCCATCGTGACTAACGTCGTCGACGTCTTCGGAATGGTCATCTTCATCGCCGTCTCCGCCGCCGTCATCGGGCTCTGA
- a CDS encoding potassium channel family protein — translation MDPFEGEITSTAIEYEPVSVKDVLIEMKDTAELLIDLSYSAVLLQNHELAREVLRLEERMDLLELRARMSLLMAARNPDDAEQLAPVLGIVAATDHISDAAGDIAKVLLEDVGLPEAMRAALPEAVESLVRVVVTEDSPYANRSLAEIDLESETGVRVIALRRGAEWILNPGPETTIEPEDVALLRGSETDLEPVFETISGGPFEVPATAPAELPDLERAIDTIVHMKNLSELAIDLAYSSVLFDSKALAEEVRNLEIEVDALQSRFTAWTLKAAADAEDPVVLRGLITLATSTEVISDAAIDISEGIFRSLDVHPVVQLAVQESDEIITRVEVEPGSDLDGTPIVDGRPETDASMSAIAIRRPDEGWLLIADDDAELRAGDVLIAKGTRTAEEAVQDLSES, via the coding sequence ATGGATCCGTTCGAGGGCGAGATTACGTCGACGGCGATCGAGTACGAGCCGGTCAGCGTCAAAGACGTCCTCATCGAGATGAAAGACACGGCGGAGTTACTCATCGATCTCTCCTACTCCGCCGTGTTGCTTCAGAATCACGAACTTGCCCGGGAAGTACTCCGACTCGAAGAGCGGATGGATCTGCTCGAACTCCGCGCGCGGATGAGTCTGTTGATGGCGGCGAGAAATCCTGACGATGCAGAGCAACTCGCCCCCGTCCTGGGAATCGTTGCGGCGACCGACCATATCAGCGACGCGGCGGGCGACATCGCGAAGGTACTCCTCGAAGACGTCGGACTTCCGGAAGCGATGCGCGCGGCGCTGCCCGAAGCCGTCGAGTCGCTCGTCCGGGTCGTCGTGACCGAAGACTCACCGTATGCGAATCGATCACTCGCCGAGATAGATCTCGAATCGGAGACAGGTGTCCGCGTGATCGCCCTTCGGCGAGGGGCGGAGTGGATACTCAACCCCGGACCGGAGACGACCATCGAACCCGAAGACGTCGCGCTCCTTCGAGGGTCGGAGACCGATCTCGAACCGGTGTTCGAGACCATCTCGGGAGGACCGTTCGAGGTTCCGGCGACTGCTCCGGCCGAGTTGCCGGACCTGGAGCGGGCGATCGACACGATCGTTCACATGAAGAATTTGAGCGAACTCGCGATCGATCTCGCCTACAGCAGCGTTCTCTTCGACAGCAAAGCCCTGGCCGAAGAGGTCAGAAACTTAGAGATCGAAGTCGACGCGCTCCAGTCACGGTTTACCGCATGGACGTTAAAAGCCGCAGCCGACGCCGAGGACCCAGTCGTCCTCCGCGGACTCATCACGCTCGCGACCAGTACGGAGGTAATTAGCGACGCGGCGATCGACATCAGTGAGGGGATCTTCCGAAGTCTGGACGTCCACCCGGTCGTTCAGCTGGCCGTCCAGGAGAGCGACGAGATCATCACGCGCGTCGAAGTCGAGCCCGGGAGCGATCTGGACGGGACGCCGATCGTCGACGGTCGACCGGAAACTGACGCGAGCATGAGCGCGATCGCTATTCGCCGACCGGACGAAGGGTGGCTGTTGATCGCCGACGACGACGCCGAACTCCGAGCGGGCGACGTCCTCATCGCGAAAGGAACCAGAACGGCCGAAGAGGCCGTTCAGGATCTCTCCGAGAGTTAG
- a CDS encoding dihydrofolate reductase, which translates to MTDETRRADDEPTEIESDLELVGIVAVATNGVIGVDGEMPWHIPEDLAHFKRRTMDHPVVMGRVTYEGIVEGLGEPLPGRTSIVLTRSDLDVPSNVRVVDSVDAAIDCAEAAARDRHEEVDRIYVAGGASVYEQFLPALDRLVLTEVDMSPDGDTRFPELREGDWREVSRDERDRVAFVELERTD; encoded by the coding sequence ATGACCGACGAGACACGACGAGCGGATGACGAGCCGACCGAGATCGAATCCGATCTCGAACTCGTCGGCATCGTCGCGGTCGCGACGAACGGCGTCATCGGCGTCGACGGGGAGATGCCGTGGCACATCCCCGAGGATCTCGCCCACTTCAAACGCCGAACGATGGATCATCCGGTCGTGATGGGGCGAGTAACTTACGAGGGTATCGTCGAGGGGCTCGGCGAACCTCTTCCCGGTCGAACCTCTATCGTCCTCACGCGGTCGGACCTCGACGTGCCGTCGAACGTACGCGTCGTCGATAGCGTCGACGCCGCGATCGATTGCGCCGAAGCGGCCGCTCGCGACCGTCACGAGGAAGTCGATCGAATCTACGTCGCGGGGGGCGCATCCGTCTACGAGCAATTTCTCCCGGCCCTGGATCGCCTCGTGCTCACCGAGGTCGACATGTCGCCGGACGGAGACACCCGTTTTCCCGAGCTACGCGAGGGCGACTGGCGCGAAGTCTCGCGAGACGAACGCGACCGGGTCGCGTTCGTCGAACTCGAACGGACCGACTGA
- the thyA gene encoding thymidylate synthase, with protein MEQYLGLVDSVLSGGTYKPNRTGIDTISRFSRHYEIDLREGFPLLTTKKMDGYRWNSMIHEVCWYLSGEEHIRTLREETKIWDAWADEDGRLDTAYGRFWRRYPVPDQPARLEGETWPDDVHRWTTKEADGRVTFDQLQYVIDTLSDQPNSRRLVVNAWHPANAAVSTLPPCHYTFVFNVQGGRLHCHLTQRSGDVALGVPFNIAAYSLLTTVIAQQTGYEPGHFGHTVVDAHVYCGTGERGKWYADNLDALQSRLRDVETRAEYRDVRAWLEEAAPAEADGDERMDHVPGLLEQCSRGPLSRPDLDVADVPIDELTADDVQLRDYESHDGLTFGVAE; from the coding sequence ATGGAACAGTACCTCGGTCTCGTCGATTCGGTGCTCTCGGGAGGAACGTACAAGCCGAACCGCACCGGCATCGATACGATCTCGCGCTTTAGCCGCCACTACGAGATCGATCTACGCGAGGGGTTTCCGCTCCTCACGACCAAGAAGATGGACGGCTACCGCTGGAACTCGATGATCCACGAGGTGTGCTGGTACCTCTCCGGTGAAGAGCACATACGCACCCTCCGGGAGGAGACAAAAATCTGGGACGCGTGGGCGGACGAAGACGGTCGACTCGACACCGCCTACGGTCGATTCTGGCGACGGTATCCGGTTCCCGACCAGCCGGCCCGACTCGAGGGAGAGACGTGGCCGGACGACGTCCACCGATGGACCACCAAAGAGGCGGACGGACGAGTTACGTTCGACCAACTTCAGTACGTGATCGACACCCTCTCTGACCAACCGAACTCGCGACGACTCGTCGTCAACGCCTGGCACCCGGCAAACGCCGCCGTCTCGACGTTGCCGCCGTGTCACTACACGTTCGTTTTCAACGTCCAGGGGGGTCGACTACACTGTCACCTCACGCAACGTTCCGGCGATGTCGCACTCGGCGTTCCGTTTAATATCGCCGCGTACTCCCTGCTCACGACCGTCATCGCCCAACAAACGGGGTACGAACCCGGTCACTTCGGCCACACGGTCGTCGACGCCCACGTCTACTGCGGCACGGGCGAGCGCGGGAAGTGGTACGCGGACAACCTCGACGCCCTGCAATCTCGGCTTCGCGACGTCGAAACGAGGGCGGAGTACCGCGACGTTCGGGCCTGGCTCGAGGAGGCGGCCCCGGCCGAAGCCGACGGTGACGAGCGGATGGACCACGTCCCCGGACTGCTCGAACAGTGTTCGAGAGGGCCGCTGTCGCGTCCCGACCTCGACGTGGCCGACGTTCCCATCGACGAACTCACGGCGGACGACGTCCAGCTCCGGGACTACGAATCCCACGACGGGTTGACGTTCGGGGTCGCCGAATAA
- a CDS encoding ribonuclease H-like domain-containing protein, with the protein MQSDDRPTLLAIPASMATREPSALVDVREEFDPDGVWIPGPARDPRATARIRQFFDVPVVHPPLGSSGASIQRHTVGSVTVVTVSRGVAVPDAASVTAERCENSDSGRSPADRVLLVCDDIGTTVDRTTLNVSLSHGEELLACVPEDCPSLTVLTGRLPASYDRFWHLDRTDRTVIDVYEPGDIPTNTVSSAEATALIRICGIGSDDGDRRSDAVVTVELSDGSRDDSGQSAADGDRSYRRPVESITTIGCDAFGIRAVDGIGRKTAEELEAIDITSRRDLVETTPSALESCPGIGPKSATRMCQHATVLETDRARRLTTESLPGSSAPRPPLCLDIETDGLSPTIIWQIGVYDPAEDDYRVFVERSDPSDPARVLESFLEWLIGTHYDRSLLTWNGYRFDYRHLSSFIERYVPHYAEGWRSMHKHDLYHWAVVASNALCPGRSNRLDVVANAIGYDGLRTGLDGAETATAYSRFIRTGDPLEWDRHERYCEDDCRRLWAVYEHLENAQPSAVKSRPTQTGLGDF; encoded by the coding sequence ATGCAATCCGACGACCGCCCGACGCTCCTCGCGATACCTGCCAGCATGGCGACGCGCGAGCCGTCGGCGCTCGTCGACGTGCGCGAGGAATTCGATCCTGACGGCGTCTGGATCCCCGGTCCGGCGCGCGACCCGCGAGCGACCGCTCGCATTCGGCAGTTTTTCGACGTCCCCGTCGTCCACCCGCCCCTCGGATCTAGCGGCGCGAGTATCCAGCGCCACACCGTCGGATCGGTTACGGTCGTGACCGTCAGTCGCGGTGTGGCGGTTCCCGATGCGGCGTCGGTGACCGCCGAACGATGCGAAAACTCGGATAGCGGACGTTCACCGGCCGATCGCGTCCTGCTGGTCTGTGACGACATCGGTACGACCGTCGATCGAACGACGCTGAACGTCTCCCTCTCACACGGTGAGGAACTGCTCGCGTGTGTACCCGAAGACTGTCCGTCGCTGACCGTTCTTACCGGCCGCCTGCCCGCCTCGTACGATCGATTCTGGCACCTCGATCGAACCGACCGAACGGTCATCGACGTGTACGAACCGGGTGATATTCCGACCAACACCGTTTCGTCCGCCGAGGCGACCGCCCTCATACGAATCTGCGGAATCGGATCAGACGACGGGGATCGGCGGTCCGACGCCGTCGTCACCGTCGAACTGTCCGACGGTAGTCGAGACGACTCAGGCCAGTCAGCTGCCGACGGCGATCGATCGTACAGGCGCCCAGTCGAGTCGATCACCACCATCGGATGCGACGCGTTCGGGATACGTGCGGTCGACGGGATCGGGCGGAAAACGGCCGAAGAACTCGAAGCGATCGACATTACGTCCCGACGCGACCTCGTCGAGACGACCCCTTCCGCTCTCGAATCCTGTCCAGGTATCGGACCGAAATCGGCTACCCGGATGTGCCAGCACGCGACCGTGCTGGAGACCGATCGGGCGCGCCGACTCACGACCGAATCGCTCCCCGGTTCGTCCGCACCTCGTCCGCCACTCTGTCTCGACATCGAGACCGACGGTCTCTCGCCGACGATTATCTGGCAGATCGGCGTCTACGACCCAGCTGAAGACGACTACCGCGTGTTCGTCGAGCGATCCGATCCGTCTGACCCCGCGCGCGTCCTCGAGTCGTTTCTCGAGTGGCTCATCGGGACCCACTACGACCGATCGCTCCTGACGTGGAACGGATATCGATTCGATTACCGCCATCTGAGCTCGTTCATCGAACGCTACGTCCCACACTATGCGGAAGGGTGGCGTTCGATGCACAAACACGACCTCTATCACTGGGCGGTCGTCGCGTCGAACGCGCTCTGTCCCGGTCGATCGAATCGTCTCGACGTCGTTGCGAACGCGATCGGATACGACGGACTGCGTACCGGCCTCGACGGCGCTGAGACCGCGACGGCCTACTCGCGATTTATTCGAACTGGCGATCCGCTCGAGTGGGATCGCCACGAGCGCTACTGTGAGGACGACTGTCGGCGTCTGTGGGCTGTCTACGAACACCTCGAAAACGCCCAACCATCAGCGGTGAAATCGAGACCGACACAGACCGGGTTAGGTGACTTTTAA
- a CDS encoding DEAD/DEAH box helicase, with translation MTWERLIETYPGSPGAVTVVDVPARPAETVPAVDVLRPSLADALDHDLYAHQAAALDSLDAGEHVCVATSTASGKTLVYGLQIARKFADGSLTNRSASVSSGDVVRHPRSDSTDGATALVVYPTKALSRDQERELNDLYDRLGLDVSVRVYDGDTERGERRREIRETADVILTNFMGVNTYLHDHDRWRRFYRSCELVVIDESHTYTGIHGMHVAWTIRRLQRVLSYYGADPQFVLSSATIGNPAKHSETLIDETVTVIDDDGSPRGPRDLVLWNPPRATDEGDGESDSTVATGDETPVSTTDSGSQERADRLPASVEAPRLFSHLTYHGQQTLQFTPSRKLAELSVERALAHRERRSSYYTERDRATSIQSYHAGHARTSRHATEEGLKSGALAGVASTNALELGVNIGTMDATVQLGYPGQRQSFRQQIGRAGRGTERALSVLVADHRTLDQYVVSNPSYLTEGTVEDAVVDTENDAVFATHVRCAADELALSEADVDQFAPRERLDDAVEFWRRTGQLSGRLETGASYAGPPRPQSSVSMYATAGDEYEVRLADGVDERFEPRLEPLARERVFRDFHEGAVRLHEGAQYEVCRVVHDGPTPHVVVRPVDVEFYTQTNREVTVLDARADRSREIGDFVLHYGTGTVLSYYGTYDQVMVDGGKKRRQGVPTGLPALSMSTQLCWLEVPRDVEQTLVDRYSHVKEPELDGELGDSDHVGYAGGLHAAEHATIGVAPLELMVDSRDLGGLATLSLDAHRTPSAGEPSSEHDSRTPDSIAAAEATIRSRAAALERPPTSGWFIYDGVEGGLGFSRAIYENFEAIAQRALDLIVGCDCGRDDGCPGCIMDDRCGNDNRPLHADAAADVLRSVLNGSSIESSADEPDRSSEPPDSNGETADPSGRPTLFFS, from the coding sequence ATGACCTGGGAGCGGCTGATCGAGACGTATCCGGGTTCCCCCGGAGCGGTTACAGTCGTCGACGTGCCTGCGCGACCAGCGGAGACGGTTCCGGCCGTCGACGTCCTCCGCCCCTCGCTCGCCGATGCACTCGATCACGACCTGTACGCTCACCAGGCTGCGGCACTCGATTCGCTCGATGCCGGGGAACACGTCTGCGTCGCGACGAGTACGGCCTCCGGAAAGACGCTCGTGTACGGCCTTCAGATCGCGAGAAAATTCGCAGACGGTAGTCTCACGAATCGGTCCGCGAGCGTGTCGAGCGGAGACGTAGTTCGTCATCCGCGATCAGACTCGACCGACGGCGCGACGGCGCTCGTCGTCTATCCGACGAAAGCGCTCTCGCGGGATCAAGAGCGTGAGTTGAACGATCTGTACGATCGACTCGGTCTCGACGTATCCGTCCGTGTCTACGACGGCGACACCGAACGCGGCGAACGGAGACGCGAGATTCGCGAGACGGCGGACGTGATCCTCACCAACTTCATGGGCGTGAACACCTACCTCCACGACCACGACCGCTGGCGTCGGTTCTACCGGTCGTGCGAGCTGGTGGTGATCGACGAATCACACACCTACACCGGCATCCACGGGATGCACGTCGCGTGGACGATTAGACGGTTACAGCGCGTCCTCTCTTACTATGGCGCGGATCCGCAGTTCGTTCTTTCGAGCGCGACGATCGGGAATCCGGCGAAGCACTCCGAAACGTTGATCGACGAGACCGTGACCGTTATCGACGACGACGGCTCCCCTCGCGGTCCCAGGGACCTGGTCCTCTGGAATCCGCCGCGAGCGACCGACGAGGGTGACGGTGAGTCGGATTCGACCGTAGCGACGGGCGACGAAACCCCCGTATCTACAACCGACAGCGGATCACAAGAGCGAGCGGATCGGCTCCCCGCATCCGTTGAAGCACCTCGGCTCTTCAGCCACCTCACCTACCACGGTCAGCAAACGTTACAGTTCACTCCGTCACGAAAACTGGCCGAGCTCTCCGTCGAACGCGCACTCGCACACAGAGAGCGCCGATCGTCCTACTACACCGAACGCGATCGCGCGACATCGATACAATCCTACCACGCTGGACACGCCCGAACCAGCAGACACGCCACGGAAGAGGGACTCAAATCCGGTGCCCTCGCCGGCGTCGCCTCGACGAACGCGCTCGAACTCGGGGTCAACATCGGGACGATGGACGCGACGGTCCAACTCGGCTATCCCGGACAGCGCCAGTCGTTCAGACAACAGATCGGTCGCGCCGGTCGCGGAACCGAACGGGCGCTCTCGGTTCTCGTCGCCGATCATCGAACGCTCGATCAGTACGTCGTCTCCAATCCCTCCTATCTCACCGAGGGGACCGTCGAAGACGCGGTCGTCGACACCGAAAACGACGCGGTGTTCGCCACACACGTTCGATGTGCGGCGGACGAACTCGCGCTCTCTGAAGCCGACGTCGATCAGTTCGCCCCGCGCGAACGGCTCGACGACGCCGTCGAGTTCTGGCGTCGAACCGGTCAACTCTCCGGTCGGCTGGAAACCGGCGCGAGTTACGCGGGGCCACCTCGCCCCCAGTCGTCGGTATCGATGTACGCGACGGCCGGCGATGAGTACGAGGTTCGTCTGGCCGACGGCGTCGACGAGCGATTCGAACCGAGGTTGGAACCGCTGGCGCGCGAACGCGTGTTTCGCGACTTCCACGAGGGCGCCGTCAGGCTCCACGAAGGTGCGCAGTACGAGGTGTGCCGGGTCGTTCACGACGGACCGACGCCACACGTGGTGGTTCGACCGGTGGACGTCGAGTTCTATACCCAGACGAATCGCGAAGTGACGGTCCTCGACGCTCGAGCAGACCGGTCGCGAGAGATTGGCGACTTCGTCCTCCACTACGGTACCGGAACGGTCCTGTCGTACTACGGCACCTACGATCAGGTGATGGTCGACGGCGGAAAGAAACGACGCCAGGGCGTACCGACCGGTCTCCCAGCGCTCTCGATGTCGACGCAACTGTGCTGGCTCGAGGTTCCTCGAGACGTCGAGCAGACGCTCGTCGACCGCTACAGTCACGTGAAAGAACCGGAACTCGACGGCGAACTGGGTGACAGCGACCACGTCGGCTACGCCGGCGGACTCCACGCCGCCGAACACGCGACGATCGGCGTTGCCCCGCTCGAACTCATGGTCGACAGCCGCGATCTGGGTGGACTGGCGACGCTCTCGCTCGACGCACACCGTACTCCGTCTGCTGGGGAGCCTTCGTCTGAGCACGACTCGCGGACTCCTGACTCCATCGCCGCGGCAGAGGCGACCATCCGGTCGCGCGCGGCGGCGCTCGAACGCCCGCCGACGAGTGGCTGGTTCATCTACGACGGCGTCGAAGGTGGACTCGGATTCTCGCGGGCGATCTACGAGAACTTCGAAGCGATCGCACAGCGAGCGCTGGACCTGATCGTCGGCTGTGACTGCGGTCGCGACGACGGTTGCCCCGGGTGTATCATGGACGACCGATGTGGAAACGACAACCGACCGCTTCACGCCGACGCGGCGGCCGACGTGCTGAGAAGCGTCCTGAACGGTTCGTCGATCGAGTCGAGCGCGGACGAGCCCGACAGATCCAGCGAACCGCCAGACTCCAACGGAGAGACGGCCGATCCGAGCGGACGGCCGACGCTCTTTTTCTCCTGA